The genomic DNA GCGCCTGACTCGACCGCAGGACCGTGTGCTGCTCAACGAGAAACACCCGGAAGACGGCGTGTTGCTCAAGGACAACATGAAAGGCGACCGTCGCGTGGCGGTGCACTTGGGTGAGGGCTGGCATGTGCCGCGGGCGTTGCTGCCGGTGGCGGAAAAGCGTGCGCTGATGCTGATCGATCCACCCTTCGAGCAGCTTGACGAGATGCAGCGCTGCGCCGCCTCGCTCAAGGAGGCCATTGGCCGGATGCGTCAGACGGTGGCGGCCATCTGGTACCCGGTGAAGGACCAGCGGATGTTGCGCCGCTTCTACCAGGACCTGTCCGGCACCGGCGCGCCGAAGCTGTTGCGGGTGGAGCTGCTGGTGCACCCACTGGCGACGCCCAACAGCCTGAACGGCTCCGGCCTGGCGATTGCCAATCCGCCGTGGGGGCTGGAAGAAGAGTTGCGCGAGCTGCTGCCGTGGCTGTCGAAAAAGCTGGGGCAGACCCAGGGCGGGTGGCAGATGGATTGGTTGATCGCTGAAAGTTGATCGTTGAGCCGATGCAGTCAGGTCGTCAGGAAGGACGCCTTCGCGAGCAAGCTGCTCCCACACCGGTCTGAGGTGTACCAATATTTGGGTCCGCCCTGGACACTGGAAGCGGGTGTTCACAGAACTGTAACTGCCACAAATCCTTGTGGGAGCCGAGCTTGCTCGCGATGACGGTGGTTCAGCTGCATCGATGTTGAATGTGCCACCGCCATCGCGAGCAAGCTCAGCTCCCACACTGGTTCTGAGGATGTACCCAATATTTGGGTCCGCCCTGGACACTGGGAGCGGGTGTTCACAGAACTGTAACTGCCACAAATCCTTGTGGGAGCCGAGCTTGCTCGCGATGACGGTGGTTCAGCTGCATCGATGTTGAATGTGCCGCCGCATCGCGGGCAAGCCTTGCTCCCACAGGCTCAGCTCCCACACTGGATCTGGAGCCAGAAAGTCAGATCGGGCACGTCACGCCGGTCCCGCCGATCCCGCAATAGCCTTCCGGGTTCTTCGCCAGGTACTGCTGGTGATAGGCCTCGGCGAAGTAGAAGGTCGGCGCCTCTTCGATTTCGGTCGTGATGGTGCCTTTGCCGGCCTTGGTCAACTCGGCCTGGAAGACTTGCTCGCTGTGTCTGGCCGCCGCCAGTTGGGTCGGGTTGGTGGCGTAGATCACCGAACGGTACTGGGTGCCGATGTCGTTCCCCTGGCGCATGCCCTGGGTCGGGTTGTGCAGTTCCCAGAACATCTTCAACAGCTGTTCGTAGCTGACTTTCGCTGGCTCGTAGACCACCAGCACCACTTCGCTGTGGCCGGTAAGGCCCGAGCAGACTTCTTCATACGTTGGGTTTGGCGTGAACCCCCCGGCGTAACCCACCGCTGTACTGACCACGCCTTCGCGCTGCCAGAACTTGCGCTCCGCGCCCCAGAAGCAGCCGAGGCCGAAGATCGCGAAGTCCACGTCCATGGCAAACGGGCCCAGCAGGGGCGCGTCGTGGACGAAGTGTTTGTCCGGCACGGTCATGGGGGTTTCACGGCCAGGCAGGGCTTGTTCTTGAGTAGGTAGCACGTTTTTATTCACCAGGATTTCCGAGCGCAAGACCATGATCAGTCCTCTCAGTCAGATTGAATTGAGCGACATAGACCGTCAGTGTGCCTCAGAAAAGCCGCCGCAAGCTATACGCTGCTGTCAGACCAGAGGCCCGCGCGGGTAGCGCTTGAGCTTGTCGATCAGCTCCGCGCCGGGGATTGGCCGGTCGAACAGGTAGCCCTGGCCGACGTCGCAACGGTGACGCCGCAGGAACGTCAGTTGCTGGGCGGTTTCGATGCCTTCGGCCACGACCTTGAGTTTCAGGTTGTGAGCCATGGCGATCACCGCCGAGGTGATTTCCATGTCGTCCTGGTTGTCCGGGATCTCATGGATGAAGCTGCGATCGATCTTGATGATGTCGATCGGGAATTTCTTCAGGTAGCTCAGGGATGAATACCCGGTGCCGAAGTCGTCCATGGCCAGGGTCAGCCCCAGGCGCTTGAGCTGGTCGAGCTGCAAGTGGGTGTCTTCGGTGGCTTCCAGCAGCAGGCCTTCGGTCAGCTCCAGTTCCAGCAGCCGGGCCGGCAGTTGTTCCTCCTTGAGGATGCTGGCGATGGAGGCGACCAGGTCCGGGTCGGAGAACTGCTTGGGCGACAGGTTGATCGCCACTTGCAGGTTGCCCAGGCCGGCGGCGGTCAATTGCTTGCTCATGCGGCAAGCCTGGCGGGCGATCCATTTGCCGATGGGGATGATCAGGCCGGTTTCTTCGGCCACGCTGATGAACTGGTCCGGGCGGATCATGCCCTTTTCCGGATGGTTCCAGCGCAGCAACGCCTCCATGCCCAGCAGGCGGCCGCTGCGCAGGCACAACTTGGGCTGGTAGAACACGTCCAGTTCGTTCTGGGTCAGGGCGCGGCGCAGGTTGTTTTCGACAAACAGTTTGTAGCTGGCCTCGGCGTTCAGCGCCTCGGTGAACACCTGGACCTGATGCTTGCCGTTGGCCTTGGCCTTGTGCAGGGCGAGGCCGGCGTTGCGCATCAGGGTCTGCGGATCACGGCCGTGCAGCGGCGCGCAGGCCAGGCCCACGGAACCGGTCACGCTGATCAGCTGGTTGTCGACGAACATCGGTTTGTCGAGGGTCATCAGCAATTGGCTGGCGATTTGCTGCCCGGCTTCCAGGCTCGTGTCGTCCAACAGCACGGCGAACTCGTTACTGGCGAATCGCGCCAGGCTGCCGCTGGGGCTCAGGCTGTTGCGCAGGCGCCGGGCCAGGCTGATCAGCAGCTTGTCACCGGTCTGGTGGCCGAGGCTGTCGTTGATACGCTTGAAGTTGTCGATGTCCACCAGTAGCAGGCTGATGGGCGAATCACTGTCCCGGGCGAAGCGTTCATCGAGGTTGCGAATGAACGCCGGGCGGTTGCCCAGGTTAGTCAGATTGTCGGTGTAGGCCAGGCGCTCGATGCGCTGCTGGGCCAGCTTGGTCTGGGTGATGTCTTCGTAGATGCCGATGTAGTGGGTCAGCTCGCGGTTGTCGCCATACACCTTGGAAATCGACAGCTGACCCCAGTAGGGTTCCAGGTTCTTGCGCCGGCTCTTGAACTCGCCCTGCCAGCTATTGCTTTGAGCCAGCGCCGAGGGCGCGTCGAACAGCAGCTCGCTGAGGTTTTCCAGGGCCGGCAGTTCCGAGAGGCGTTGGCCGTGGACTTCCTCGGTGGTGTATTGGGTGATCGCGGTGAAGCTCGGGTTGACGTACTCCACCACACCGTCGCAATTGACCAGCAGGAACGCGTTGGCGCTCTGCTCCACGGCGCGCTGGAACAGGTGCAGGGCGCTGGTGGCGGTGCGGCGGTTGTGGTTGTTGATGACCTGGGCGAACTGGTCCGCCAGCTCGCCGGCAAAGGCGATCTCATCCGATTGCCAGGCGCGGGTGACGCCCACTTGTTCCAGGCACAGCACGCCTACTACCTGGCCGTCGATACGCACGCTGGCGTCGAGAATGGCGTTGACGTCGCGGGCGCGCAGGCTCTCGGCCAGTTCCCGGGTACGCGGGTCGCGCATCGCATTGTGGGCGTCGATGGCGCGGCAGGTCTGCAGCGCCTCCATGTAGTCGGGAAACTCGTTGACGTCGATGACCGTCGGCAGGAAGTACTCCTGGGACGCGCGGTTGTAAGCGGAAATCGGCACCAGTTGGCCATCGTCCAGATTCCAGATACTGGCGCAGTCGATCTGGTAGATGTCACAGGCGCTGCGGGTGATGAGTTCGGCCGCTTCGAGCAGGGAGTTGTTGGCGCTGTAGCGTTGACGGGTCAGCAGCAGGATCAGGTCCTGTTGGGCACGTACCCGGTCCAGGTGCTGGAGCTGCTCTTGCTGGGCGCGCTGGTTCAGTTCCAGGGCGATCTGCAGGCGCGAGTTCTGGGTTTCCAGGTCCAGGGCCGGCATGGAGGGTTCGCTTTGCAGCAAATTGTCCACCACCAGCAGGTAGCCGCGCAGCAGGTGACGATTGTGCTGCTTGTAGGCTTCGCCCGTTTCCAGCACATTCATCGGGCCCTTGGCGGTGTGGAGCGTGTAGCGAATCTGGTAATGCGCGGCCTGGGCCAATTGTTGCTGGATGGCGTCGTGCAATTGATAGCGCGCTTCGGGTTCCATCAGGCTGGCGTAGGGCGAACTGACCAGCGAGCACAGCTCTACCGCCGGCAGGCCGAAGTGTCGCTCGCAGTTGGGGTCGAGAAACAACAGCGCCCAGCTAGCTTCATTCAGCCGTTCGAAACGCAGCATACCGAGCCGCGCGGGCACCGGTAACTGCGTCACTACCTCGGCCGCCATACGGCTGGCGGCATCGGGTTGGCTTTTCATGGGGAAACTCGCTTCGAAAATGCTGATCGCGCCGGGCTGACGCCCTCGTTATTACGGATTGGCGCAAGGTTGCATCATTGCGGCACTGGCTGACAAGAGAGATGAAGGCCAAGTGCTATAAACCTTTTATCGGCCGACAACGGGATTTCTCCAGTCGCCGGCCGATCAGAGGGCATGGAAGTTCATCGCAGCGGGATATCGACCGTCTGCAAGGGCCTGCCGTCACGGTCGTGGAAGGTCACTTGAAGGCTCTGCGCCGTGACCTGCAGGCGGGCGAAGTTGTCCCGGCTCACCACTTCGCTGGTCAGTTCATAGCGGTACTCACCGCTGTCCGTGCGGGCCATGGACCTGTGGAAAATAAAATCCGCGGCTTTTGCAAAAGGCAGCAGTTTGCTGTTGTAGAACGGCGATGAAACGACGGTGTTGACCTCGAAATCAGGATCCTGGCTGTGACGCAGGCGGCTGGTCATGGAACCGTGGACGTCACCCGAGATGAACACCACGTTTTTGATCCGATGGCGGCGGATGGTCTCCAACAGGCGCAGACGTTGTTCCGGGAAGGCCTGCCAGGCATCGCCGTCGTTGCGCTGGCTGTCAGGGAAAAACATCACGCTGGTGACGACGAGCTTGACCCGTGCGGGGCTGCTGACGAGCCACTCGAGCAGGGACCGTTCCTGTTCCGCGTCGAGGATGCGCCGATCGTCCGCCGACAGGTTGCGTTGCGTCCGGCTGTCGGTGACGAACCAGTGGATATCGCCATGGGCAAAGGTGTACCAGTAGCGGGCCAACGACTTGTTCAATGTTCCGTCGCTCGACAGTTCATGGGCGGGCCCATGGCTGGCCTGGTAAAGCCCATAAGCGCTCATGGCATTGGCATACAGGACATCATCGTGGTCGGTTTTCCTGGCGGGCCAGTTGTCTTCGATTTCGTGGTCGTCGAGGATCATGTAGGTCGGCGTGCCAGACATCAGTTTTCTGATGTGCGGCTGGGTAAATACCGATCGGTATCTGAAAAGGATGTGTTTATAGGTTCGGTCCGGGCCGATGATATTCAAGTCATCGAGATAAACCTGGTCTCCGGTCATCAACACCGCGCTGATCGGCGGGTCGGCCTGTTCGACGACGCGATTGATGCCGGCAAAGGTGCGATCCCCAAGGCTGGGGAGTAACGGGGTGCTGGCGGCGATCCGCAAGTAGCGACATGAACCCACGATATAAGCCCGTGGTGCATCGGTTTTATCGGCCGGCGTGCGCAAACAGTAGGTGTTGCGGGGCCATTGCAGCGGCAGTTCCTGGATGGTTTCCACGGTATGGGTCGGGCTCAAGGGGCTGAGCCAGCCGGCCTGGTATTCGTAGGCGGTGTCGGGTTGAAGGCCTTTCAATACGATGACATCGGACATGTCGCGGTAGGCCTTCAATTGGACGAAGTGCCCTTTTGACCAGCGGGTGTCCCCTCGGCGCCGGTGGCGAATGCCGGCAAATACCTGGTTGTTGCCGTGATCGCCGCGCAGGAATATCCGGGCGTGATCCGTGGTCGTGTGCCCGACAATGGGGCCGACGGTAGGTTTGAACATGTTCGAATCCATTCGAAGTTTTAGTCGGTGGGTGCAGGCATCAAGTGGCCCGACGGTTTGATGCTAAAGCCCGGCGCGCCATAAATATCGATAGGGTAGGGGGCGCAGGCTGTGGGTAATGACTAACAGGGGACGTAGTCATTTGAAGCTTGCGGGGTAGGAAAATGCCGGGTTGCCTGACATGCCGCTTTCGCGAGTGGGCTCGCTTCCACAGGTGATGCTGTTCACTAAGTCGTTATTGACGACTCTGATTATGTGTTCCGAAAGGCGTGGGTTGGTGTGTATATCCGTTTTTTGCGTAACGGCGGCTTAGGGTTCCGCTCTTACAGCGGGTCACTTTTGAAGAGCGCAAAAGTAACCAAAACGCTTTGCCCCACCACTCGGTGCCTCGCTTAGGCTCGGCATGCCCTCACTCCGGCATTGCTCCGTGGGCCGCCGCGAAGGGCCATCCATGGCCCAGCGCGGCTATCCCGGCATCCATGCCGGGATGCCCACTGCGCAATGCCTGCGTTCGGCCAGCGTGGTTTAACGGGGCGTCCAGATCAAGATCAAGAGCCAAAGCAAGAGCAAGAGCCAAAGCAAGAGCAAGAGCCAAAGCAAGAGCAAGAGCCAAAGCAAGAGCAAGAGCCAAAGCAAGAGCAAGAGCAAGAGCCAAAGCAAGAGCAAGAGCAAGAGCGGGGCACATGCCGGCCCTATGTGGTTGAGCCACCGCTATCGCGAGCAAGCTCGCTCCCACAGTGGGTCTGTGGTGAACACAAGACTCATGAACACCCAAGATCCCCTGTGGGAGCGAGCTTGCTCGCGATGCCGTCGGCACATCCAACATCACCGCAAACTGACCCACCGCCTTCGCGAGCAAGTCCGCTCCCACAGGAGGAACGCGGTCCCAACCAAGAGCCAGGTCGGCTATCAGGCCGCCTCGCGGTGGACGTTGATCTCGGGCGCCCCGTTAACCACGCTGGCTGAACGAAGGTATTGCGCAGTGGGCAACCCGGCATGGATGCCGGGTTAGCCGCGCTGGGCCATGGATGGCCCTTCGCGGCGGCCCACGGAGCAATGCCTTCGTTCAGGCATGCCGAGCCTAGGCGAGGCACCGAGTGGTGGGGCAAAAGCGTTTTGGTTACTTTTGACTGGGCCGGCTTCCGGGCTCTTCAAAAGTGACCCGCTGTAAGAGCGGAACCGCCAGCAGCCGTTACCGCAGCAATGGATATACACACCACCTGCCCGGAAAAAGGCGAGTAGATTTTTCCAAAAAACGACGCTTTCCATTTCTGAAAAAACGCCACTTTTCCTAAGTGAACAGCACCCACAGGGCTTCATCAGTTTCAGGTACTGTGCCGCACCGCAAATCCATTGTGGGAGCGAGCCTGCTCTCGATGAGGCCGGCACATCCAATACCCATATACCCGGCCTGAATTCCAGGCAAAAAAAAGCCCCGCCAAACGGACGGGGTTGAGGTACGAGCGTGGCGCTCGGAAAACGATGCGCCGAATGGCCCTCCCCCAAGGGAGGGCCGCCCGGTGTTACAGCAGGATGGTGCGGATGTCGCCCAGCAAGTCGCTCAAGCGCTTGGTGAAGCGTGCCGCGGCGGCGCCGTTGATCACACGGTGATCGTAGGACAGCGACAGAGGCAGCATCAGCTTCGGCTGGAAGGCTTTACCGTCCCAGACCGGCTGGATGGTGGCCTTGGAAACACCCAGGATCGCCACTTCCGGCGCGTTGACGATCGGCGTGAAGCCGGTGCCGCCAATGTGGCCGAGGCTGGAGATGGTGAAGCACGCGCCCTGCATGTCGTCGGCGGTGAGCTTCTTGTTCCGGGCTTTTTCGGCCAGGGCAGCGGCTTCGCCGGCCAGTTGCAGCAGGCTCTTCTGGTCGACGTTGCGGATGACCGGTACCAGCAGGCCTTCCGGGGTGTCGACGGCAAAGCCGATGTGCACGTATTTCTTGCGGATCACAGCCTTGCCGCTTGGGGCCAGGGAGGCGTTGAAGTCCGGCAGTTCCTTGAGCAGGTGCGCACAGGCCTTGAGCAGCAGGGGCAGCACGGTCAGCTTCACGCCGGCCTTTTCCGCCACGGCTTTCTGCGCGACGCGGAAAGCTTCCAGCTCGGTGATGTCGGCCTGGTCGAACTGAGTCACGTGAGGAATGTTCAACCAGCTGCGGTGCAGGCTCGACGCGCCGATCTGCATCAGGCGAGTCATGGCCACTTCTTCGGTTTCGCCGAAGCGGCTGAAGTCCACCGCCGGAATCGGCGGGATACCCGCGCCGCCGGTGGCGCCTTCGGCCGGTGCGTTCTTGGCCTTCTGCATCATGGCCTTGACGTAGGCTTGCACGTCTTCCTTGAGCACACGACCGTGAGGGCCGCTTGGGCCGACGGCCGACAGTTCGACGCCGAATTCACGGGCCAACTGACGCACCGCAGGGCCGGCGTGCACCTTGGCACCGCTTGGCGCCGGCGCGGCGGCGACAGGGGCAGGCGCTGCTTCGGCTTTGGCCGCGGGAGCGGCGGCTGGCGCTGGAGCTGCTTCAGCCTTGGCGGCAGGAGCAGCGGCCTGGGCTGGCGCGGCAGGTGCCGCAGCACCAGCTACTTTCAGCTTCAGGATCAGGTCACCGGTGCCAACTTCGTCTTCCAGCTTGATCTCGACGCTTTCCACCACACCGGCGGCCGGCGATGGGATTTCCATGCTGGCCTTGTCGGATTCCAGGGTGATCAGCGACTGGTCGGCTTCGACGGTGTCGCCGACCTTGACCAGCACTTCGATGATCTTGGCCTTGCCCGACGAACCGATGTCCGGAACATGAATGTCCTGGACCGTGGCCGCGGCAGGCGCAGCGGTGGGCGCGGGAGCCGCTTCGGCAGCCGGTGCGGCGGCAGGCTTTTCAGCGGCGGCCGGGGCAGCGGCAGGGGCGGGCGCTTCAGGCGCCGCAGCGGCGCCCTCGACTTCCAGCTCCAGCAGTTCGTCGCCTTCTTTCAGGCGGTCGCCCAGCTTCACTTTCAGGCTCTTGATGACACCGGCCTTCGGCGCAGGCACTTCCATGCTGGCCTTGTCCGATTCAAGCGTCAGGATGCTCTGGTCGGCTTCGATACGGTCGCCGACCTTCACAAACAGTTCAATTACTTCACCTTCACCGCTGCCGATGTCAGGTACGCGAATGAGTTCGCTCACGAAAATTCTCCTCAGCAGTCCAGTGGGTTGCGTTTTTCTGGATCGATGCCGAACTTGACGATGGCCTCGGCCACCACTTTAGGTTCGATATCGCCACGGTCAGCCAGGGCTTCCAGGGCTGCCAACACAACGAACTTACGGTCGACTTCGAAGAAGTGACGCAGCTTCTTGCGGCTGTCGCTACGGCCGAAACCGTCGGTGCCCAGCACTTTGAATTCCTTGGATGGAACCCACTGGCGGATCTGCTCGGCGAACAGCTTCATGTAGTCGGTAGAGGCGATGACCGGACCTTTGCGGCCGTTCAGGCATTCTTCGACGTAGCTCAGCTTAGGCTTCTGGCCAGGGTGCAGGCGGTTGCTGCGCTCTACGGCCAGGCCGTCGCGACGCAGTTCGTTGAAGCTGGTGACGCTCCACACGTCGGCGCCGACGTTGAACTCTTCACGCAGGATCTTCGCTGCTTCACGCACTTCGCGCAGGATGGTGCCCGAGCCCATCAACTGGACGTGGTGCGCCGCTTCGCGGGTGTCTTCCTCGAGCAGGTACATGCCCTTGACGATACCTGCCTCGACACCGGCCGGCATGGCTGGCTGCTGGTAGGACTCGTTCATCACGGTGATGTAGTAGAAGACGTCCTGTTGCTCTTCGGTCATCTTCTTCATGCCGTCCTGGATGATCACCGCCAGCTCGTAGCCGTAGGTCGGATCATAGGTGCGGCAGTTCGGGATGGTCCCGGCCAGCATGTGGCTGTGACCGTCTTCGTGCTGCAGGCCTTCACCGTTCAGCGTGGTGCGGCCGGCGGTGCCGCCGATCAGGAAGCCACGGGTACGGCTGTCGCCAGCGGCCCAGGCCAGGTCGCCAATACGCTGGAAGCCGAACATCGAGTAGAAGATGTAGAACGGCAGCATCGGCTGGTTGTGGCTGGAGTACGAAGTACCGGCGGCAATGAAGGAGCTCATGGCGCCCGCTTCGTTGATGCCTTCTTCGAGGATCTGGCCCTTCTTGTCTTCGCGGTAGAACATCACCTGGTCTTTATCGACTGGCTCGTAGAGCTGGCCGACGGACGAGTAGATGCCCAACTGACGGAACATGCCTTCCATACCGAAGGTACGAGCTTCGTCCGGGATGATCGGGACGATGCGCTGGCCGATTTCCTTGTCCTTGACCAGTTGCGCAAGGATCCGCACGAAGGCCATGGTGGTGGAGATTTCACGGTCGCCCGAACCGTCCAGGATCGCCTTGAGGGTCTCCAGTGGCGGGGTCGGGATGCTGAAGCTCTTGGCGCGACGCTGGGGCACGAAACCACCCAGTGCGGCACGGCGCTCGGCCAGGTAACGGGCTTCGGCGCTGCCTTCTTCGGGCTTGAAGAACGGCAGGTTTTCCAGCTCGCTGTCCTTGACCGGAATGTCGAAGCGGTCGCGGAACAACTTCAGGCTGTCGACATCGACTTTCTTGGTGTTGTGCGCGGTGTTCTTCGCTTCGCCGGCACCGGTGCCATAACCCTTGATGGTCTTGGCCAGGATGACGGTCGGCTGCTCTTTGTGGTTGACCGCCTGGTGGTACGCCGCGTAGACCTTGTACGGGTCGTGGCCGCCACGGTTGAGCTTCCAGATCTCGTCGTCGGACAGGTCGGCGACCATGGCCTTGAGTTCAGGCGAGTTGAAGAAGTGCTCGCGGACGAACGCGCCGTCCTTGGCCTTGTAGTTCTGGTACTCGCCGTCGATGACTTCGTCCATGCGGCGTTGCAGGATGCCGTCGACGTCCTTGGCCAGCAGTGGGTCCCAGAAACGGCCCCAGATGACTTTGTTGACGTTCCACTGGGCACCACGGAACACGCCTTCGAGTTCCTGGATGATCTTGGCGTTGCCGCGAACCGGGCCGTCGAGGCGCTGCAGGTTGCAGTTGATGACGAAGATCAGGTTGTCCAGCTTCTCGCGGCCGGCCAGGGAGATCGCGCCCAGGGATTCCGGCTCGTCGCACTCGCCGTCGCCCATGAAGCACCAGACTTTCTGCTTGCCTGGCTGGATGAAGCCACGGGCTTCCAGGTACTTCATGAAGCGCGCCTGGTAGATCGCCTGGATCGGGCCCAGGCCCATGGAAACGGTCGGGAACTGCCAGAAATCAGGCATCAGCCAAGGGTGCGGGTACGAGGACAGGCCGTTGCCGTCCACTTCCTGGCGGAAGTTGTTCATCTGGTCTTCGGTGATGCGGCCTTCCATGAACGCACGGGCGTAGACGCCTGGCGATGCGTGACCCTGGAAGTAGATCAGGTCGCCGCCGTGTTCGTCGGTCGGGGCCTGGAAGAAATAGTTGAAGCCGATGTCATACAGCGTCGCGCTGGAGGCGAAGCTGGAGATGTGACCGCCCAGGTCAGAATCTTTCAGGTTGGTACGCATGACCATGGCCAACGCGTTCCAGCGTACCAGCGAGCGAATGCGGCGTTCCATGAACAGGTCGCCAGGCATGCGTGCTTCGTGGGTAACGGGGATCGTGTTGCGGTACGGCGTGGTGATGGCGTAGGGCAGTTGCGAGCCGCTGCGGGTCGCGAGTTCGCCCATACGGGTCATCAGATAATGAGCACGGTCTTCGCCTTCTTTG from Pseudomonas beijingensis includes the following:
- the msrA gene encoding peptide-methionine (S)-S-oxide reductase MsrA, giving the protein MVLRSEILVNKNVLPTQEQALPGRETPMTVPDKHFVHDAPLLGPFAMDVDFAIFGLGCFWGAERKFWQREGVVSTAVGYAGGFTPNPTYEEVCSGLTGHSEVVLVVYEPAKVSYEQLLKMFWELHNPTQGMRQGNDIGTQYRSVIYATNPTQLAAARHSEQVFQAELTKAGKGTITTEIEEAPTFYFAEAYHQQYLAKNPEGYCGIGGTGVTCPI
- a CDS encoding putative bifunctional diguanylate cyclase/phosphodiesterase: MKSQPDAASRMAAEVVTQLPVPARLGMLRFERLNEASWALLFLDPNCERHFGLPAVELCSLVSSPYASLMEPEARYQLHDAIQQQLAQAAHYQIRYTLHTAKGPMNVLETGEAYKQHNRHLLRGYLLVVDNLLQSEPSMPALDLETQNSRLQIALELNQRAQQEQLQHLDRVRAQQDLILLLTRQRYSANNSLLEAAELITRSACDIYQIDCASIWNLDDGQLVPISAYNRASQEYFLPTVIDVNEFPDYMEALQTCRAIDAHNAMRDPRTRELAESLRARDVNAILDASVRIDGQVVGVLCLEQVGVTRAWQSDEIAFAGELADQFAQVINNHNRRTATSALHLFQRAVEQSANAFLLVNCDGVVEYVNPSFTAITQYTTEEVHGQRLSELPALENLSELLFDAPSALAQSNSWQGEFKSRRKNLEPYWGQLSISKVYGDNRELTHYIGIYEDITQTKLAQQRIERLAYTDNLTNLGNRPAFIRNLDERFARDSDSPISLLLVDIDNFKRINDSLGHQTGDKLLISLARRLRNSLSPSGSLARFASNEFAVLLDDTSLEAGQQIASQLLMTLDKPMFVDNQLISVTGSVGLACAPLHGRDPQTLMRNAGLALHKAKANGKHQVQVFTEALNAEASYKLFVENNLRRALTQNELDVFYQPKLCLRSGRLLGMEALLRWNHPEKGMIRPDQFISVAEETGLIIPIGKWIARQACRMSKQLTAAGLGNLQVAINLSPKQFSDPDLVASIASILKEEQLPARLLELELTEGLLLEATEDTHLQLDQLKRLGLTLAMDDFGTGYSSLSYLKKFPIDIIKIDRSFIHEIPDNQDDMEITSAVIAMAHNLKLKVVAEGIETAQQLTFLRRHRCDVGQGYLFDRPIPGAELIDKLKRYPRGPLV
- the aceF gene encoding dihydrolipoyllysine-residue acetyltransferase encodes the protein MSELIRVPDIGSGEGEVIELFVKVGDRIEADQSILTLESDKASMEVPAPKAGVIKSLKVKLGDRLKEGDELLELEVEGAAAAPEAPAPAAAPAAAEKPAAAPAAEAAPAPTAAPAAATVQDIHVPDIGSSGKAKIIEVLVKVGDTVEADQSLITLESDKASMEIPSPAAGVVESVEIKLEDEVGTGDLILKLKVAGAAAPAAPAQAAAPAAKAEAAPAPAAAPAAKAEAAPAPVAAAPAPSGAKVHAGPAVRQLAREFGVELSAVGPSGPHGRVLKEDVQAYVKAMMQKAKNAPAEGATGGAGIPPIPAVDFSRFGETEEVAMTRLMQIGASSLHRSWLNIPHVTQFDQADITELEAFRVAQKAVAEKAGVKLTVLPLLLKACAHLLKELPDFNASLAPSGKAVIRKKYVHIGFAVDTPEGLLVPVIRNVDQKSLLQLAGEAAALAEKARNKKLTADDMQGACFTISSLGHIGGTGFTPIVNAPEVAILGVSKATIQPVWDGKAFQPKLMLPLSLSYDHRVINGAAAARFTKRLSDLLGDIRTILL
- a CDS encoding 23S rRNA (adenine(2030)-N(6))-methyltransferase RlmJ, producing MNYRHAFHAGNHADVFKHLTLTRLIALMSRKEQPFAYLDTHAGIGLYDLQGDQANRTGEYLEGIARLWGEGDLPPLTADYMKVLHEMNPDGQLRYYPGSPELARRLTRPQDRVLLNEKHPEDGVLLKDNMKGDRRVAVHLGEGWHVPRALLPVAEKRALMLIDPPFEQLDEMQRCAASLKEAIGRMRQTVAAIWYPVKDQRMLRRFYQDLSGTGAPKLLRVELLVHPLATPNSLNGSGLAIANPPWGLEEELRELLPWLSKKLGQTQGGWQMDWLIAES
- a CDS encoding alkaline phosphatase D family protein, which translates into the protein MFKPTVGPIVGHTTTDHARIFLRGDHGNNQVFAGIRHRRRGDTRWSKGHFVQLKAYRDMSDVIVLKGLQPDTAYEYQAGWLSPLSPTHTVETIQELPLQWPRNTYCLRTPADKTDAPRAYIVGSCRYLRIAASTPLLPSLGDRTFAGINRVVEQADPPISAVLMTGDQVYLDDLNIIGPDRTYKHILFRYRSVFTQPHIRKLMSGTPTYMILDDHEIEDNWPARKTDHDDVLYANAMSAYGLYQASHGPAHELSSDGTLNKSLARYWYTFAHGDIHWFVTDSRTQRNLSADDRRILDAEQERSLLEWLVSSPARVKLVVTSVMFFPDSQRNDGDAWQAFPEQRLRLLETIRRHRIKNVVFISGDVHGSMTSRLRHSQDPDFEVNTVVSSPFYNSKLLPFAKAADFIFHRSMARTDSGEYRYELTSEVVSRDNFARLQVTAQSLQVTFHDRDGRPLQTVDIPLR
- the aceE gene encoding pyruvate dehydrogenase (acetyl-transferring), homodimeric type → MQDLDPVETQEWLDALESVLDKEGEDRAHYLMTRMGELATRSGSQLPYAITTPYRNTIPVTHEARMPGDLFMERRIRSLVRWNALAMVMRTNLKDSDLGGHISSFASSATLYDIGFNYFFQAPTDEHGGDLIYFQGHASPGVYARAFMEGRITEDQMNNFRQEVDGNGLSSYPHPWLMPDFWQFPTVSMGLGPIQAIYQARFMKYLEARGFIQPGKQKVWCFMGDGECDEPESLGAISLAGREKLDNLIFVINCNLQRLDGPVRGNAKIIQELEGVFRGAQWNVNKVIWGRFWDPLLAKDVDGILQRRMDEVIDGEYQNYKAKDGAFVREHFFNSPELKAMVADLSDDEIWKLNRGGHDPYKVYAAYHQAVNHKEQPTVILAKTIKGYGTGAGEAKNTAHNTKKVDVDSLKLFRDRFDIPVKDSELENLPFFKPEEGSAEARYLAERRAALGGFVPQRRAKSFSIPTPPLETLKAILDGSGDREISTTMAFVRILAQLVKDKEIGQRIVPIIPDEARTFGMEGMFRQLGIYSSVGQLYEPVDKDQVMFYREDKKGQILEEGINEAGAMSSFIAAGTSYSSHNQPMLPFYIFYSMFGFQRIGDLAWAAGDSRTRGFLIGGTAGRTTLNGEGLQHEDGHSHMLAGTIPNCRTYDPTYGYELAVIIQDGMKKMTEEQQDVFYYITVMNESYQQPAMPAGVEAGIVKGMYLLEEDTREAAHHVQLMGSGTILREVREAAKILREEFNVGADVWSVTSFNELRRDGLAVERSNRLHPGQKPKLSYVEECLNGRKGPVIASTDYMKLFAEQIRQWVPSKEFKVLGTDGFGRSDSRKKLRHFFEVDRKFVVLAALEALADRGDIEPKVVAEAIVKFGIDPEKRNPLDC